One window of Streptomyces sp. FIT100 genomic DNA carries:
- a CDS encoding Ppx/GppA phosphatase family protein — translation MRLGVLDVGSNTVHLLVVDAHPGARPLPAHSHKAELRLAELLDEHGAIGPDGVDRLIATIEDALQAAEDKGCEDVLPFATSAVREATNADAVLDRVKAVTGVDLTVLTGAEEARLTFLAARRWFGWSAGRLLVLDIGGGSLEIAYGIDEEPDAAVSLPLGAGRLTAAMLPGDPPRPEDVRALRRHVRTSIARTVGEFSRFGRPDHVVATSKTFKQLARIAGAARSAEGLYVQRDLSRTSLEEWVPKLAAMTAGQRSALPGVSEGRSAQLLAGALVGEATMDLFGVDELEICPWALREGVILRRLDHLPTD, via the coding sequence ATGAGACTCGGAGTCCTCGACGTCGGTTCGAACACGGTGCACCTGCTGGTGGTGGACGCGCACCCCGGTGCGCGCCCGCTTCCCGCCCATTCCCACAAGGCCGAGCTGCGCCTCGCCGAGCTGCTCGACGAGCACGGAGCGATCGGCCCCGACGGTGTCGACCGTCTCATCGCCACCATCGAGGACGCGCTCCAGGCCGCCGAGGACAAGGGCTGCGAGGACGTCCTCCCGTTCGCCACGTCCGCCGTCCGCGAGGCCACCAACGCCGATGCCGTGCTGGACCGCGTCAAGGCCGTGACCGGTGTCGACCTCACGGTGCTCACCGGCGCGGAGGAGGCCCGGCTCACCTTCCTCGCGGCCCGCCGCTGGTTCGGCTGGTCAGCGGGACGGCTCCTCGTGCTCGACATCGGCGGCGGCTCGCTGGAGATCGCGTACGGCATCGACGAGGAGCCCGACGCGGCGGTCAGCCTGCCGCTCGGCGCGGGCCGGCTCACGGCGGCGATGCTGCCCGGCGACCCGCCCAGGCCGGAGGACGTACGGGCGCTGCGCCGCCATGTGCGCACGAGCATCGCCCGCACGGTCGGCGAGTTCAGCCGCTTCGGCCGCCCCGACCACGTCGTCGCCACCTCCAAGACCTTCAAGCAGCTCGCCCGTATCGCGGGTGCCGCACGCTCCGCCGAGGGCCTGTACGTGCAGCGCGATCTGAGTCGTACGTCACTGGAGGAGTGGGTCCCGAAGCTCGCCGCGATGACCGCGGGGCAGCGCTCGGCGCTGCCCGGCGTCTCCGAGGGACGCTCGGCGCAGCTGCTGGCGGGCGCGCTGGTCGGGGAGGCCACGATGGACCTCTTCGGCGTCGACGAGCTGGAGATCTGCCCGTGGGCGCTGCGCGAGGGAGTGATCCTTCGGCGCCTGGACCACCTGCCCACCGACTGA
- a CDS encoding TetR family transcriptional regulator gives MTSSGAAPRRRGRPARTEADSGPGARERILQAARTEFAERGYDKTSVRGIAKAAGVDAALVHHYFGTKDEVFAAAIEVSFEPALVIPLVLGEGTEGIGERLARFFIGVWENPATRAPLLAIIRSAMTHDAAAKVLRGFVLRRLLERVAAELAVPDPKFRAELAASHMIGIVVMRYVIQVEPLASADPEQIIEMVAPTLQRYLTEA, from the coding sequence ATGACCTCCTCCGGCGCGGCACCCCGCAGGCGCGGCCGGCCCGCCCGTACGGAGGCCGACAGCGGCCCGGGTGCCCGGGAGCGCATCCTCCAGGCGGCCCGTACGGAGTTCGCCGAGCGCGGCTACGACAAGACGTCCGTCCGCGGCATCGCCAAGGCGGCGGGCGTCGACGCGGCCCTCGTCCACCACTACTTCGGCACGAAGGACGAGGTCTTCGCGGCCGCCATCGAGGTCAGCTTCGAGCCCGCGCTGGTCATCCCGCTGGTCCTGGGGGAGGGCACGGAAGGCATCGGGGAGCGGCTCGCGCGGTTCTTCATCGGGGTCTGGGAGAACCCGGCGACGCGCGCCCCACTGCTCGCGATCATCCGTTCCGCGATGACGCACGACGCGGCGGCGAAGGTGCTGCGCGGCTTCGTGCTGCGGCGGCTGCTGGAGAGGGTGGCCGCGGAGCTGGCCGTACCGGATCCGAAGTTCCGCGCCGAGCTGGCCGCCTCGCACATGATCGGCATCGTGGTCATGCGCTACGTGATCCAGGTGGAGCCGCTGGCCTCCGCCGACCCGGAGCAGATCATCGAGATGGTCGCGCCCACGCTCCAGCGCTATCTGACGGAAGCCTGA
- a CDS encoding sugar phosphate isomerase/epimerase, whose amino-acid sequence MAEPVVRIPDAKVALSTASVYPESTATAFEIAARLGYDGVEIMVWTDPVSQDIEALRRLSDYHQVPILAVHAPCLLITQRVWSTDPWVKLQRAQSAAEKLGASTVVVHPPFRWQRQYARDFVSGIWRMANETDVRFAVENMYPWRYRDREMLAYAPDWDVTKEDYRHFTIDLSHTATSRTDTLAMVDRMGDRLGHVHLADGKGSAKDEHLVPGRGDQPCAELLERLARTGFDGHVVIEVNTRRAMSAAEREADLAEALAFTRLHLASATRVAGP is encoded by the coding sequence GTGGCAGAACCAGTGGTGCGCATCCCGGATGCGAAGGTCGCCCTGTCGACGGCCTCCGTGTATCCGGAGTCGACGGCTACGGCCTTCGAGATCGCCGCGCGCCTCGGCTACGACGGCGTCGAGATCATGGTCTGGACCGATCCGGTCAGCCAGGACATCGAGGCGCTGCGCCGGCTCTCCGACTACCACCAGGTGCCGATCCTGGCGGTCCACGCGCCGTGTCTGCTGATCACCCAGCGGGTCTGGTCCACCGATCCCTGGGTGAAGCTCCAGCGCGCCCAGTCGGCCGCCGAGAAGCTCGGCGCGTCCACCGTCGTGGTCCATCCGCCCTTCCGCTGGCAGCGGCAGTACGCCCGCGACTTCGTCTCCGGCATCTGGCGGATGGCGAACGAGACCGATGTGCGCTTCGCCGTGGAGAACATGTACCCGTGGCGCTACCGCGACCGCGAGATGCTCGCGTACGCCCCCGACTGGGACGTCACCAAAGAGGACTACCGGCACTTCACGATCGACCTCTCGCACACCGCGACGTCCCGTACGGACACCCTGGCCATGGTCGACCGCATGGGCGACCGGCTCGGGCACGTCCACCTAGCGGACGGCAAGGGATCGGCCAAGGACGAGCACCTGGTGCCCGGCCGCGGCGACCAGCCGTGCGCCGAGCTCCTCGAACGCCTCGCCCGCACCGGCTTCGACGGCCATGTCGTCATCGAGGTCAACACCCGGCGGGCCATGTCCGCGGCGGAGCGCGAGGCCGACCTCGCCGAGGCGCTCGCCTTCACCCGGCTGCACCTGGCCTCGGCGACCCGGGTGGCGGGACCATGA
- a CDS encoding peptidase: MAAEDTEAVAAVEGAGAVESADGIDGIDGIDGTEAAVGTFTVRRYPVAPGYRVNVRSGPGTQYQIVRVLQYDAQVPINCQKPGETITGPYGTSNIWDNIANGQFISDAYVNTGSDGYVAVRCA; this comes from the coding sequence ATGGCCGCGGAAGACACCGAAGCAGTAGCAGCCGTCGAAGGCGCCGGCGCCGTCGAAAGCGCCGACGGTATCGACGGCATCGACGGCATTGACGGGACCGAAGCGGCGGTCGGGACGTTCACCGTGCGGAGGTACCCGGTCGCCCCCGGATACCGCGTGAACGTCCGCAGCGGCCCGGGAACGCAGTACCAGATCGTCAGGGTCCTGCAGTACGACGCACAGGTGCCGATCAACTGCCAGAAGCCGGGCGAGACCATCACCGGCCCCTACGGCACGTCGAACATCTGGGACAACATCGCCAACGGCCAGTTCATCTCCGACGCCTACGTGAACACGGGCAGCGACGGCTACGTCGCAGTCCGCTGTGCCTGA
- a CDS encoding BACON domain-containing protein, with protein sequence MPEPPAHSAGHAPGHAGGAPPEHAVGARRPHRRAQGRRPALGQTPPGRYEAYLDGLFTYCLSVLCDHEAATAVLGDVLAISERQHGRCPAGEAERKAWLYALARWACLRALGEQKLHKRQATGGAHGAHSGRRAPAATEETPAVDPEAAERHRAELARLAWPEAAGTTPEQREALELAVRHRLGPSEVSAVLGTDPTRTRELLASAACEVERTRAALAVVESGNCPAVARLTGDHQVLLSAALRSELVRHVDDCPRCRRAAERAGAAGPWPGSTVTPEALPLVPAPRAETYLAMLHVPRARAGGPRFGRDGYPMDPKDHAARRDRLRARAVTTTVVATVVAAPVLALWAAYRSAPLTGEGRDGSSVTATEGDEPAGLDGVPYDRYENAGNAGDASSPGNMSGPGPRFTLGSRSPDISVEVISPGLPPTGPSTPGHGPGRLTVAAQPSSGDTTMIVLTASGGAPVSWSLWTDAPWLYASVTSGTLHPGESVTVYVSVDHAAEPAGPWSARVGVEPSGTVISIDGRGEPSTPTSPPTSEPPTSEPPPSSEPPTTEPPPSSEPPPSSEPPPSSEPPPSSEPPASEPPSSSEPPPSSEPPASDQPSTSG encoded by the coding sequence ATGCCGGAACCCCCCGCGCACTCCGCCGGGCACGCGCCCGGGCACGCCGGGGGAGCGCCCCCCGAGCACGCCGTCGGCGCGCGCAGGCCCCATCGACGTGCGCAGGGCCGGCGGCCCGCTCTCGGGCAGACCCCGCCCGGACGGTACGAGGCGTATCTGGACGGGCTGTTCACGTACTGCCTCTCCGTGCTCTGCGACCACGAGGCGGCGACGGCCGTGCTCGGCGACGTCCTGGCCATCTCCGAACGACAGCACGGGCGTTGCCCCGCCGGGGAAGCCGAGCGGAAGGCATGGCTGTACGCGCTCGCCCGGTGGGCCTGTCTGCGCGCACTCGGCGAGCAGAAGCTCCACAAGCGGCAGGCGACAGGTGGCGCCCACGGGGCGCACAGCGGACGCCGCGCGCCCGCCGCCACCGAGGAGACCCCGGCCGTCGACCCCGAGGCCGCCGAGCGGCACCGCGCCGAGCTGGCCCGGCTGGCCTGGCCCGAGGCCGCCGGCACCACCCCCGAGCAGCGCGAGGCGCTCGAACTGGCCGTACGGCACCGCCTCGGTCCGAGCGAGGTCTCGGCCGTCCTCGGGACGGACCCCACGCGCACGCGCGAACTGCTCGCCTCCGCCGCCTGCGAGGTGGAGCGCACACGGGCCGCTCTCGCGGTCGTCGAGAGCGGCAACTGCCCGGCCGTCGCACGGCTGACCGGCGACCACCAGGTGCTGCTCTCCGCGGCGCTCCGCAGCGAGCTCGTCCGCCACGTCGACGACTGTCCGCGCTGCCGGCGCGCCGCCGAGCGCGCCGGCGCCGCGGGGCCGTGGCCGGGCTCGACCGTCACCCCCGAGGCGCTGCCGCTGGTGCCTGCGCCGAGGGCCGAGACCTACCTGGCGATGCTGCACGTCCCGCGGGCGCGCGCCGGAGGGCCGCGGTTCGGGCGGGACGGGTACCCCATGGACCCGAAGGACCACGCGGCCCGGCGCGACCGGTTGCGCGCACGCGCGGTCACCACGACCGTCGTCGCCACGGTCGTCGCGGCCCCGGTGCTCGCCCTCTGGGCGGCGTACCGGAGCGCCCCGCTCACCGGTGAGGGCCGCGACGGCTCCTCGGTCACCGCGACCGAGGGCGACGAGCCGGCCGGTCTCGACGGAGTCCCGTACGACCGCTACGAGAACGCGGGGAACGCCGGAGACGCTTCCAGCCCCGGCAACATGAGCGGCCCCGGCCCCCGCTTCACCCTCGGCAGCCGCTCGCCCGACATCTCCGTCGAAGTCATCAGCCCGGGGCTGCCGCCGACGGGCCCCTCCACCCCGGGCCACGGCCCCGGCAGGCTCACGGTCGCGGCGCAGCCCTCGTCCGGCGACACCACGATGATCGTCCTGACCGCGTCGGGCGGTGCGCCCGTCTCCTGGTCGCTGTGGACCGACGCCCCCTGGCTGTACGCGAGCGTCACCTCCGGCACGCTGCACCCGGGCGAGTCCGTCACGGTGTACGTCTCCGTCGACCACGCCGCCGAACCGGCCGGCCCCTGGAGCGCGCGTGTGGGCGTGGAGCCCTCCGGGACGGTCATCTCGATCGACGGCCGGGGCGAGCCGTCGACGCCCACGTCCCCACCGACGTCGGAGCCGCCCACCTCGGAGCCGCCGCCCTCGTCCGAGCCGCCGACGACCGAGCCCCCGCCGTCGTCGGAGCCTCCGCCGTCCTCCGAGCCGCCGCCCTCGTCCGAGCCGCCGCCCTCGTCCGAGCCGCCGGCGTCGGAGCCGCCGTCATCCTCCGAGCCTCCGCCGTCCTCGGAGCCGCCGGCGTCCGACCAGCCCAGCACGTCGGGCTGA
- a CDS encoding protein kinase domain-containing protein, with protein MSPLRSTGPVPEAEHPEHAGQYRLEECLGSGGMGVVHLATSASGLRLAIKVVHAEHAMDPEFRARFRQEVTAARRVSGAFTAPVVDADPDAVRPWMATLFIDGPTLAERVKRNGPLGVDELRRAGAGLAEALRDIHRAGVVHRDLKPSNVLLASDGPKVIDFGISRPSDSDLRTETGKLIGTPPFMAPEQFQRPRDVGPAADVFAMGAVLVHAATGRGPFDSDSPYVVAYQVVHNEPDLAGVPDELVPLLSRCLAKAPEERPTPGEVMAELRAPAADVATAFIPLQRVPEDTADARPRTPEAVDPKEGPRRPKRLVRYAVVAAALAGLLAGGYAGLRTGTDGGGPAVAAPGTERAFTPWQATLARGAGTPRTPVCSAVGDALYCSAPGVLATRLAASDGAPAWTRGASPASYEGYANAPVLSGGLLHVTTPDGKRLEALDPGSGATRWSVGIGSYASLSHAAGSVLLTRADGTVRALDGATGEERWHGRRGAPGTRWVPGPDGSDTVFAVTPEAGGAGTLVRAVAADSGDVRWEKRLTGVLTPVSPAASGDALFLLAADSADFTNAVVRLDTATRAVRRVPLPVDVDQAQAAADGDTVYLVGSGGSLLAVDTTAVGGDAQRWRLETYLARSSRPVVDGGRVYLSGADGRLLAVDAGRGVQLGQTEPRMGGGSSAYAATLPAPATAEGRVFGAAPDGSVFAVEGGDPSGW; from the coding sequence ATGTCACCGCTGCGCAGCACCGGGCCGGTACCGGAAGCGGAACATCCGGAACACGCAGGGCAGTACCGTCTGGAGGAATGCCTGGGCTCGGGCGGCATGGGCGTCGTGCATCTGGCCACATCCGCGTCCGGACTGCGCCTCGCGATCAAGGTCGTGCATGCGGAACACGCCATGGACCCGGAGTTCAGGGCGCGTTTCCGGCAGGAGGTGACCGCCGCGCGCCGGGTGAGCGGCGCCTTCACCGCACCCGTCGTGGACGCCGACCCGGACGCCGTGCGCCCCTGGATGGCGACGCTGTTCATCGACGGTCCGACACTCGCCGAACGCGTCAAACGGAACGGCCCCTTGGGCGTGGACGAACTGCGCAGGGCCGGGGCCGGGCTCGCCGAGGCGCTGCGCGACATCCATCGCGCGGGAGTCGTCCACCGCGATCTCAAGCCGAGCAACGTGCTGCTCGCGTCCGACGGCCCCAAGGTCATCGACTTCGGTATCTCCCGGCCGTCGGACAGCGATCTGCGCACGGAGACGGGCAAGTTGATCGGCACTCCGCCGTTCATGGCACCGGAGCAGTTCCAGCGGCCGCGGGACGTCGGCCCGGCCGCGGACGTGTTCGCGATGGGCGCGGTCCTGGTGCACGCGGCGACCGGACGCGGACCGTTCGATTCCGACAGCCCGTACGTCGTCGCCTATCAAGTCGTCCACAACGAGCCCGATCTGGCGGGCGTACCGGACGAACTCGTACCGCTGCTGAGCCGGTGCCTGGCCAAGGCACCGGAGGAACGGCCCACGCCGGGCGAGGTCATGGCGGAACTGCGCGCACCGGCCGCGGATGTGGCCACGGCGTTCATACCGCTGCAACGGGTTCCCGAGGACACCGCGGACGCGCGGCCGAGGACCCCGGAGGCAGTGGACCCGAAGGAGGGCCCGCGCCGCCCGAAAAGGCTCGTGCGGTACGCCGTCGTCGCCGCCGCTCTCGCCGGACTGCTCGCGGGCGGGTACGCCGGCCTGCGCACCGGCACGGACGGAGGCGGTCCCGCGGTCGCGGCACCGGGCACCGAGCGGGCCTTCACCCCGTGGCAGGCCACCCTCGCCAGGGGCGCGGGCACGCCCCGCACCCCTGTCTGTTCCGCCGTCGGGGACGCGCTGTACTGCTCCGCGCCGGGCGTCCTGGCCACCCGCCTGGCCGCCTCCGACGGCGCACCGGCCTGGACGCGCGGGGCGTCCCCGGCCTCGTACGAGGGCTACGCGAACGCGCCGGTGCTCTCCGGCGGTCTGCTGCACGTCACCACTCCGGACGGAAAGCGGCTCGAAGCCCTCGACCCCGGGTCGGGCGCCACCCGGTGGAGCGTGGGGATCGGTTCGTACGCGTCGCTCAGCCACGCCGCCGGATCCGTGCTGCTCACGCGCGCGGACGGGACCGTACGGGCGCTCGACGGCGCGACCGGCGAGGAGCGCTGGCACGGACGGCGCGGGGCGCCCGGCACGCGGTGGGTCCCCGGGCCGGACGGCTCGGACACCGTCTTCGCGGTCACGCCGGAGGCCGGCGGCGCGGGCACGCTCGTACGGGCGGTCGCCGCCGACAGCGGCGATGTGCGCTGGGAGAAGCGGCTGACCGGCGTGCTGACGCCGGTGTCACCGGCGGCCTCGGGCGACGCGCTCTTCCTGCTGGCCGCCGATTCCGCAGACTTCACGAACGCTGTCGTACGTCTCGACACCGCGACCCGCGCCGTGCGGCGCGTCCCGCTCCCCGTCGACGTCGACCAGGCACAGGCCGCGGCGGACGGCGACACCGTCTACCTGGTGGGCTCGGGCGGCTCGCTGCTGGCCGTGGACACGACGGCGGTCGGCGGCGACGCGCAGCGGTGGCGGCTAGAGACGTATCTGGCGCGGTCGTCGAGGCCCGTCGTGGACGGCGGGCGGGTCTATCTGAGCGGTGCGGACGGGCGGCTGCTGGCGGTCGACGCCGGGCGCGGCGTGCAACTGGGCCAGACGGAGCCGCGGATGGGCGGGGGCAGTTCCGCCTATGCGGCGACCCTGCCCGCGCCGGCCACTGCCGAGGGCAGGGTCTTCGGGGCCGCGCCGGACGGGTCCGTCTTCGCCGTGGAGGGCGGGGATCCGTCCGGCTGGTGA
- the ilvD gene encoding dihydroxy-acid dehydratase has translation MPELRSRTVTHGRNMAGARALMRASGVAGEDIGKPIIAVANSFTEFVPGHTHLAPVGRIVSDAIRAAGAVPREFNTIAVDDGIAMGHGGMLYSLPSRDLIADSVEYMVEAHCADALICISNCDKITPGMLMAAMRLNIPAIFVSGGPMEAGQATLVDGTVRKLDLINAIVDAVNENVSDEDVLRIEENACPTCGSCSGMFTANSMNCLTEAIGLSLPGNGSTLATHTARQALYENAGRTVVEITKRYYEQGDESVLPRNIATREAFENAMALDIAMGGSTNTILHLLAAAQEAELAYDLKDIDAVSRRVPCLAKVAPNVAPGGTYYMEDVHRAGGIPAILGELYRGGLLNEDVHTVHSASLAEWLKTWDVRGGSPSAEAVELWHAAPGCVRSATAFSQSERWDSLDVDAEGGCIRSVEHAYSKDGGLAVLKGNLAVDGCVVKTAGVDESIWTFEGPAVVCESQDEAVEKILSKVVKEGDVVVIRYEGPRGGPGMQEMLYPTSFLKGRGLGKACALVTDGRFSGGTSGLSIGHASPEAASGGTIALVEDGDLIRIDIPNRSIDLVVDDATLAARREALGGVYAPKSRERKVSAALKAYAAMATSADKGAVRDVSKLG, from the coding sequence ATGCCCGAGCTGAGGTCCCGCACAGTCACCCACGGCCGGAACATGGCGGGCGCCCGCGCCCTTATGCGGGCGTCGGGCGTAGCCGGCGAGGACATCGGCAAGCCGATCATCGCCGTCGCCAACTCCTTCACAGAGTTCGTGCCGGGCCACACCCACCTCGCCCCGGTCGGCCGGATCGTCTCCGACGCCATCCGCGCCGCGGGCGCCGTCCCGCGCGAGTTCAACACCATCGCGGTCGACGACGGCATCGCGATGGGCCACGGCGGCATGCTGTACTCGCTGCCCTCCCGTGACCTGATCGCCGACTCCGTCGAGTACATGGTCGAGGCGCACTGCGCGGACGCGCTCATCTGCATCTCCAACTGCGACAAGATCACTCCGGGCATGCTGATGGCCGCCATGCGCCTCAACATCCCGGCGATCTTCGTCTCCGGCGGCCCGATGGAGGCCGGCCAGGCGACCCTCGTCGACGGCACGGTCCGAAAGCTGGACCTGATCAACGCGATCGTGGACGCGGTCAACGAGAACGTGTCGGACGAGGACGTGCTCCGCATCGAGGAGAACGCCTGCCCGACCTGCGGCTCCTGTTCCGGCATGTTCACCGCCAACTCGATGAACTGCCTCACGGAGGCGATCGGCCTGTCCCTCCCGGGCAACGGCTCGACGCTCGCCACCCACACCGCCCGCCAGGCCCTGTACGAGAACGCCGGCCGCACGGTCGTCGAGATCACCAAGCGCTACTACGAGCAGGGCGACGAGTCCGTCCTGCCGCGCAACATCGCCACCCGCGAGGCGTTCGAGAACGCCATGGCGCTGGACATCGCCATGGGCGGCTCGACCAACACCATCCTCCATCTGCTCGCCGCCGCCCAGGAGGCCGAGCTCGCCTACGACCTCAAGGACATCGACGCGGTCTCGCGCCGCGTGCCCTGCCTGGCCAAGGTCGCGCCGAACGTCGCCCCCGGCGGCACGTACTACATGGAGGACGTCCACCGCGCCGGCGGCATCCCCGCCATCCTCGGCGAGCTCTATCGCGGCGGGCTGCTGAACGAGGACGTCCACACCGTCCACTCGGCCTCGCTGGCCGAATGGCTCAAGACCTGGGACGTCCGCGGCGGTTCCCCCTCCGCCGAGGCCGTCGAGCTGTGGCACGCGGCCCCCGGCTGCGTCCGCTCCGCCACCGCCTTCTCGCAGTCCGAGCGCTGGGACTCCCTGGACGTCGACGCCGAGGGCGGCTGCATCCGCTCGGTCGAGCACGCGTACTCGAAGGACGGCGGGCTCGCCGTCCTGAAGGGCAATCTGGCCGTCGACGGCTGCGTCGTGAAGACCGCCGGCGTCGACGAGTCGATCTGGACCTTCGAAGGCCCGGCCGTGGTCTGCGAATCGCAGGACGAGGCTGTCGAGAAGATCCTCTCCAAGGTCGTGAAGGAGGGCGACGTCGTCGTCATCCGCTACGAGGGCCCGCGCGGCGGCCCCGGCATGCAGGAGATGCTCTACCCGACGTCCTTCCTGAAGGGCCGCGGCCTCGGCAAGGCGTGCGCCCTCGTCACCGACGGCCGCTTCTCCGGCGGTACGTCGGGCCTCTCGATCGGCCACGCGTCCCCCGAGGCCGCCTCGGGCGGCACGATCGCGCTCGTCGAGGACGGCGACCTCATCCGGATCGACATCCCGAACCGCTCGATCGACCTCGTCGTCGACGACGCCACCCTGGCCGCCCGGCGTGAGGCGCTCGGCGGTGTCTACGCCCCGAAGTCCCGCGAGCGGAAGGTCTCGGCGGCGCTGAAGGCGTACGCGGCGATGGCGACGAGCGCGGACAAGGGCGCGGTCCGGGACGTCTCGAAGCTGGGCTGA
- the radA gene encoding DNA repair protein RadA: MAARTKSAKDRPSYRCTECGWTTAKWLGRCPECQAWGTVEEYGAPAVRTTAAGRVTNAALPIGQVDGRQATARTTGVDELDRVLGGGLVPGAVVLLAGEPGVGKSTLLLDVAAKAASDDHRTLYVTGEESASQVRLRADRINALNDHLYLAAETDLSAVLGHLDAVKPSLLVMDSVQTVASPEIDGAPGGMAQVREVAGALIRASKERGMSTLLVGHVTKDGAIAGPRLLEHLVDVVLHFEGDRHARLRLVRGVKNRYGATDEVGCFELHDEGITGLADPSGLFLTRRDEPVPGTCLTVTLEGRRPLVAEVQALTVDSQIPSPRRTTSGLETSRVSMMLAVLEQRGRISALGKRDIYSATVGGVKLSEPAADLAIALALASAASDTPLPKNLVAIGEVGLAGEVRRVTGVQRRLAEAHRLGFTQALVPSDPGKVPPGMKVTEVADMGDALRVLPRGRRAEAPRGEEARR, from the coding sequence ATGGCTGCCCGTACGAAATCCGCCAAGGACCGGCCGTCCTACCGCTGCACCGAATGCGGCTGGACGACCGCCAAGTGGCTCGGCCGCTGCCCCGAGTGCCAGGCATGGGGCACGGTCGAGGAGTACGGGGCGCCCGCCGTGCGGACGACCGCGGCGGGCCGGGTGACGAACGCCGCGCTGCCCATCGGCCAGGTCGACGGCCGGCAGGCCACGGCCCGTACGACCGGGGTCGACGAGCTGGACCGGGTGCTCGGCGGCGGGCTGGTGCCGGGCGCGGTCGTGCTGCTCGCGGGCGAGCCGGGCGTCGGCAAGTCCACGCTGCTGCTCGACGTCGCGGCGAAGGCGGCGAGCGACGACCACCGCACGCTGTACGTGACGGGCGAGGAGTCCGCGAGCCAGGTCCGGCTGCGCGCGGACCGGATCAACGCGCTCAACGACCATCTGTACCTCGCGGCCGAGACCGATCTCTCGGCCGTCCTCGGCCATCTCGACGCCGTCAAGCCGTCGCTGCTGGTCATGGACTCCGTCCAGACCGTGGCGTCCCCCGAGATCGACGGGGCGCCGGGCGGGATGGCACAGGTGAGGGAGGTCGCGGGGGCGCTGATCCGGGCCTCCAAGGAGCGTGGGATGTCGACGCTGCTGGTGGGCCATGTCACCAAGGACGGCGCGATCGCGGGACCGCGGCTGCTGGAGCATCTCGTCGACGTCGTGCTCCACTTCGAGGGCGACCGGCATGCGCGGCTGCGGCTCGTCCGGGGCGTCAAGAACCGGTACGGGGCGACGGACGAGGTCGGCTGCTTCGAGCTGCACGACGAGGGGATCACCGGACTCGCCGACCCCAGCGGGCTGTTCCTGACCCGGCGCGACGAGCCCGTGCCCGGCACCTGCCTCACGGTCACGCTGGAGGGCCGCCGCCCCCTCGTCGCCGAGGTGCAGGCGCTCACCGTCGACTCCCAGATCCCCTCGCCCCGGCGCACGACCTCCGGCCTCGAGACCTCCCGGGTGTCGATGATGCTGGCGGTGCTGGAGCAGCGGGGCCGCATCAGCGCGCTCGGCAAGCGGGACATCTACAGCGCGACGGTCGGCGGCGTGAAGCTCTCCGAGCCCGCGGCGGACCTCGCGATCGCGCTCGCTCTGGCCTCGGCGGCCAGCGACACCCCGCTGCCGAAGAACCTGGTGGCGATCGGCGAGGTCGGCCTCGCGGGCGAGGTCAGACGGGTCACGGGCGTCCAGCGCCGGCTCGCGGAAGCGCACCGGCTGGGCTTCACCCAGGCGCTGGTGCCGTCCGACCCGGGCAAGGTGCCGCCTGGTATGAAGGTCACGGAAGTCGCCGACATGGGGGACGCGCTGAGGGTGCTCCCGCGGGGTCGCAGGGCGGAAGCCCCACGGGGGGAGGAGGCGCGCCGCTAG